From a region of the Gossypium raimondii isolate GPD5lz chromosome 10, ASM2569854v1, whole genome shotgun sequence genome:
- the LOC105776320 gene encoding adenosylhomocysteinase, which produces MALSVEKTAAGREYKVKDMSQADFGRLEIELAEVEMPGLMACRAEFGPAQPFKGAKITGSLHMTIQTAVLIETLTALGAEVRWCSCNIFSTQDHAAAAIARDSAAVFAWKGETLQEYWWCTERALDWGPTGGPDLIVDDGGDATLLIHEGVKAEEVYEKTGQLPDPSSTDNAEFQIVLTIIRDGLKADPKKYTRMKERLVGVSEETTTGVKRLYQMQANGTLLFPAINVNDSVTKSKFDNLYGCRHSLPDGLMRATDVMIAGKVAVVCGYGDVGKGCAAALKQAGARVIVTEIDPICALQALMEGLQVLTLGDVVSEADIFVTTTGNKDIIMVNHMRKMKNNAIVCNIGHFDNEIDMLGLENYPGVKRITIKPQTDRWVFPETNTGIIVLAEGRLMNLGCATGHPSFVMSCSFTNQVIAQLELWKEKATGKYEKKVYVLPKHLDEKVAALHLGKLGANLTKLTKDQADYISVPIEGPYKPPHYRY; this is translated from the exons ATGGCTCTTTCCGTCGAGAAAACCGCCGCCGGCCGTGAGTACAAGGTCAAGGACATGTCTCAGGCTGACTTCGGTCGTCTCGAGATCGAGTTGGCCGAGGTCGAAATGCCCGGTCTCATGGCTTGCCGAGCCGAGTTCGGCCCTGCCCAACCTTTCAAGGGAGCCAAAATCACCGGTTCTCTTCACATGACCATCCAGACCGCCGTCCTCATCGAAACCCTCACCGCCCTCGGAGCTGAAGTCCGTTGGTGCTCTTGCAATATCTTCTCTACCCAAGACCATGCCGCCGCCGCCATTGCCCGTGACTCGGCAGCCGTGTTCGCCTGGAAAGGTGAGACCCTCCAGGAATACTGGTGGTGTACCGAGAGAGCCCTTGACTGGGGTCCCACCGGTGGACCTGATCTGATCGTGGATGATGGTGGTGATGCTACTCTGTTGATCCATGAAGGAGTTAAAGCCGAGGAGGTTTATGAGAAAACCGGGCAGCTCCCAGATCCGTCTTCTACCGACAATGCCGAGTTTCAGATTGTTTTGACCATAATTAGAGATGGGTTGAAGGCAGATCCCAAGAAGTATACAAGGATGAAGGAGAGATTAGTTGGTGTTTCTGAGGAAACTACAACCGGTGTTAAGAGGCTTTATCAGATGCAGGCCAATGGAACCTTGTTGTTCCCTGCTATTAATGTCAATGACTCTGTCACCAAGAGCAAG TTCGATAACTTGTATGGATGCCGTCACTCTCTTCCCGATGGGTTGATGAGAGCTACCGATGTCATGATTGCTGGTAAGGTCGCTGTTGTCTGTGGTTATGGTGATGTCGGCAAGGGTTGTGCTGCTGCCTTGAAGCAAGCCGGTGCTCGCGTCATTGTCACCGAGATCGATCCCATCTGTGCCCTTCAGGCTCTCATGGAAGGACTTCAAGTTTTGACCCTTGGGGATGTTGTCTCCGAGGCTGATATCTTTGTCACCACCACTGGTAACAAGGACATCATCATGGTTAACCAcatgaggaagatgaagaaCAATGCCATTGTTTGCAACATCGGTCACTTCGACAATGAAATTGACATGCTCGGTCTCGAGAATTATCCTGGTGTCAAGCGCATTACCATCAAGCCTCAAACCGATAGGTGGGTCTTCCCTGAAACCAACACCGGCATCATTGTGTTGGCTGAAGGACGTCTCATGAACTTGGGTTGTGCTACTGGCCACCCTAGCTTTGTCATGTCATGCTCTTTCACCAACCAGGTGATCGCCCAGCTCGAGCTGTGGAAGGAGAAGGCAACCGGCAAGTACGAGAAGAAGGTGTACGTTTTGCCTAAGCACCTTGATGAGAAGGTGGCTGCTCTTCACCTTGGAAAGCTTGGGGCTAACCTCACCAAGCTCACCAAGGATCAGGCTGACTACATTAGCGTCCCCATTGAGGGTCCTTACAAGCCTCCTCACTACAGGTACTGA